A section of the Rattus norvegicus strain BN/NHsdMcwi chromosome 15, GRCr8, whole genome shotgun sequence genome encodes:
- the LOC134481924 gene encoding uncharacterized protein LOC134481924 → MGSRGGMFSRILSLFRRDNHIHAGTRPRQREASLPSRWRRRRMERSLRRSKFDQKASSQPSTTPVEEERMKRLENIKIALQKMQKERDELRSILADYPGKNLNDRNNFESEMLTMQHQEVMTDMKKMSEQVNRALVKCTHLTLENDWYCRSFCPLLTELFELKNNAQRARHENRELLWEQIALEESIKETTRFCGEASMKIRVTSSLRSEHCSRSFPRAQSRITALRDRTVHQEH, encoded by the exons atgggttcccgaggaggcatgttctccaggatcctcagtctctttcggagggacaatcatatccatgcaggcaccagaccaaggcagagggaggctaGCCTTCCATCACGTTGGAGAAGAAGACGAATGGAAAGGTCCTTGAGGAGGTcaa AGTTTGATCAGAAGGCATCGTCCCAACCCTCCACGACACCTGttgaagaggagagaatgaagcgtTTAGAGAACATCAAAATTGCTCTCCAGAagatgcagaaggagagagatgaactcaggagTATCCTGGCCGATTACCcgggaaagaatttaaatgacag GAACAACTTTGAGTCTGAGATGCTCACGATGCAGCACCAGGAAGTGATGaccgacatgaagaaaatgagcgagCAGGTCAATAGAGCTTTGGTCAAATGTACACACCTcacactggaaaatgactggtactg ccgcagcttctgccccctcctaactgagttgtttgagctgaagaacaatgcccagagagcacggcatgagaacagggagcttctatgggaacagattgcactggaagagtctattaaggaaacaacaaggttctgtggggaagccagtatgaaaatccgtgtaacaagcagcctcag gtctgaacactgcagcagaagctttcccagggcacagagcaggattacagctctcagagacaggactgtccaccaggagcactga